The sequence CTATTTTCCAACAGCTTCACACATTCTGCTACTACCTTAGGTTCTATCAGCTTTTGAGTAGTTTCCAGGGATTCGATATTTTTCTTTGTAACCTTATAAATAATGTCCTCCATGGAATCTTCCCGTGTGATCTTCTGAAACGCAATGTCCCTGCTCTCCTGGAATAAAGCCACTTCATAAGCAAGGGTATTCTGAAAATCCTTATATCCTTTACAGCCCAGTTTCTTGCAAAGCCTTACGACCGTTGCCGGAGAGGTATAAGTTTCTTTGGCAATCTCTTTAATACTCTTTCGGAGGACTGATTCCGGATTTTTGTGCAGTCTTTTTATCAGCTCTTTTTCCGCTTCTCCGGCATCCTGAAGATAACTATCAATCCTTACAAGTAGACCTTTCATGCATTTCTTCTCCTTTCTTTAAAGCCAGAAGAAATTCTACAATTTTTTAACCTGATACCATTCTAGCTTTGTTGTATTATTTTTTCAAGATATTCGATGATTTATGAAACTTTTTTTCATACTATGATATTTTAAAAGGAATTTAACATACAAAGAACCGCCTTCAAAATTATTTTAAAGGCGGTTCTCATACTTAAAAAGTTAAATATTTATTGTTCTATTGTCGGTTTTTATTTCTCCAGAGATCTCCACCGGAAATTTGGAACGACATCAGACCATTTCTCAATTCCTATAATGGATTTGGCAAACTCCGTTGACTCCAGGGTGTATTTCTTTTTATCAATATCTCTGAATACCTGCCAGATCTTACGGCGCCTTGTGGCTACAATGTCGTCTCCCCGGTCCATGGAACATTCCCAAAGTCCGAAGGATAAACCGCTCCTCACTTCCAGAGGGGCATCCACCTGACGGCTTAAGATATAAGCATCAATATGAGGATTGCTGTCAACCATGTAATAGGAATACGCATAAGCGGCAGCCTGAATCTGAGCAACATTACCTCTTGTCTGGCTTGTTGCTGTAAATCCCTGTTCTGTCAGAATGATGTGACGCACCTGGCCGGTTGGGGATTTTAAAGAATCCTGAGCCATGTAATCCGTCAGAGTGGTAAGGTTCTTAAAGTTAATAACCGGAGAGTTAAAATCATTGGTGATTAATCCAGTCTGCTCATCATCCCAGAATTCCGGTTCTGTCATCGGACAGGGATATGGATGATAGGATAGTCCCCAATCCATCTGCCCCTGTTCATTGGCAATGGCATTAAAGGTATCTACAATCGCTCTTCCGCCATATTTCAGCTTGTTATCAATCTCATTGTTCCAGTTATAATCCAGGGAGTAATATACACGGTCATTGGCACTGGTACTCTTAATAGCTGTGTAGAAAATCCGGAAGGCATCCTGGTAAGCCTGGACGTAACTGTTAATATCCCTTTCCCCCAGATGATTCCACTGCTGGTTGTTGATCTCATTCCCAATGATCCAGTTTGATATCTTTCCATAGTTTGGATTGGAACCGCTGTACCTCTCTGCCAGGAAAGCAGCAATAGCTCTGGTCTGGTCCAGCCCTTCCTGGGTCGCCGGATTGAACATGTAGTAAAATGCATTGGCATTTTTCTTTGTTCCAGGATAGATCAGATTCGGTTCGGCGTCATTCCAGCCATTTAATATAATGGCGGTTACCGTCATCCCTTTCCCGGATAAAGCACTGATCGTCTCATCATAGCTTGTAATGGCATTCTTATCAAAATGATAGGTCTTTCCATCGTACTGGTAGTCAATTCCCTGGCCCAGGATCTGATGAAAAGAGATATTGGTGGCTACGTGCTTCACACCTAATTCAAAGGCATCCCCCAGCATATTAAGCTGAATGTTTAAGCCCTTCTTGGTAAGAGGATCATTAAATGGCTGGGTATTTGCCGCAACCATTTCAGGGTTTGTAATATAATGAGGTTTGCTGATTTCAATATACTTTGTTCCATCCCAGACAGCAATGACGAATTTGCTGTAAAGTCTGTCCTGGACCGTATTACGGTTCAATGGAAATGTAAAGGTAACTTTGTTTCCCGGCGCCGCGGAAGCCGCATAATCCGTCCTGCCGTCAAGATTTTTCTGGTAAGGCTGAAGCTCCACCAGGTAGAGGACACCATCCGTTCCTCCCATATTAGCATTGCTTTCTGCCTGAACCGTCACGCTGTTCTTATCAGAATTGACCAGACAGGACTGAATTGTTGCCTGTACACCGGCCGCGCCTACATCTGCCAGCGCAACAAAGGCAGAGGCACAGCATAAAAATGCAGCGGTAAAAAATCCAGTCATGACCCTGCCTATATTTATTTCCTTCATCTTCGCATCCCTCCATGTTGTCTTAATCAGGTTCCATACAATAATAACCAATTTCCCTGCTTTTTACAATAACGTTTTTATTACGTATTCGTAAAAAAACCGTAAGGACCGGGAGACTTCTTTAATAATGTTGCTTTTAAGCTAATTTAAAAAGGCGAATGCGGCATCTTCCTGCCACATCCGCCTTTTTTATTTTTTTTATTTTTTGGTAACAGTCACCAGGGCTAATTATCGGTTTCTAAGGAAAACATCTCCTTAAGCTTTTTCCCGTCAAAAATGTGGTTATATACCAGATACTCATAGTTCTTAATCAGTTCACTGTATGGATTCTCCGGATTATTTAAGGCCTCCCAGGAATAGTAGTTTCCCTCCTGATCTAAGCATCCAATAGGGTGTACTACAGGGAATGTCTCTTCCATCTTAAGGAGAAACTGCTGATAAGGTGTCATAGTGACCCCGGCTCTCTTTAACACCTCTGAGGAAAGATAAATGGCTCCCATTTCCCCTTTTTCCTCTGCCTGCGTCTCATAATTGGTCCAGATCAAAAACGGGGTCTGGTACCACATCATCCGGTCCTCATTCTTCACAAGGCTACTGGGAGTTCCTGAAATATCATCAAAGAATTCATCTTCCACACTTGGCTGATGATCCCCAAAAAGAACGATCATGGTAGGCTCCGAGCTTTGTTCAAAATAAGAGATCAAATATTCCAGTGCTTCATCTGACCTCTTCATAAGAGACAAGTACTGGTCAGCCTTTGGGTATTTTCCCTTAAGACTTCCGGTCAGCCATACATCCTGATCAAAATCATCAAACAGGGTGTCATAGCCTCCATGGTTCTGCATAGTCACATTAAAAAGAAACAGTTTTTCCTCCGGATTCTCCTTGGATTCCACCCTTTCTATCAGCTTCTCGTAATCTGCGTGGTCACTGATATAGTTTCTAAGCAGCTCACTGCCTTCATAATCTTCTATATCCAGAAATTCATCAAACCCCAAGTTCCGGTAGCACTCCTGACGGTTCCAATTCTCTTTTGGATACGGGTGCATGGCAACGGTATCATAACCCTGGGATTTTAATGTACTTACAAGGCTGTATGTATTGGGCTTAACATTAAACTGGTAGGCAATGCTGTTAGCCGGAAGCTGGGAGATCGAATCTCCTGTCAGAAATTCAAACTCAGAATTACTGGTCAAAGAACCAAACACAGGAACAGTAAGGCTTCCTTTCACCGTATTTTCCTTTAAGCTGTTTAAAAAAGGAAAGTACTCCTGGTTCGTTTTAAAATTTCCTCCTACTTTTAAGTCGGAAAAACTTTCATTCATAATGCATATGATATTGACCGGCGTTATCTTATCTTCGCTTTCCACGTCGACATCTCCGGCAGAAGCCAGAAGAACCTGATTGTCCGCTTTTACAGTATCATAAATCTGTTTTACCTTTGCAAAGCTGTAACCCTTTGGTTTTTTCTTCACTGCATAATTAAAAGAGACAGCCGTAGAAAGCACATATCCATATTCCTGATAGGTCTCATTGACTTCCCACATATTAATTTCCAGGCCTTTATACGGGATCAGGCATGAATAAAACCATAAAATAAAGCTTAGGACAACACCGGTACCTCCTCCGGCAAAGACCAGACGTTTGTTCCTGCCCTTTACCCTTATAGGAAACAGCAAGGCAAAGAGGCAGATTACCTGGACTCCCAGACAAGCAAGGTACATTTCCTTTGTGAAGACAAATTCATAATTTCCTGCCACACTCATAGCAGTCCGCAAAGCCAAAACATCCCATATCATAATAGGCCTTCCTCGAAAGCCTGTAACCAGGTATTCTGCTACGGAAACAATATAAAGAAAAACCGTTGTGAGCGGGATCCCTATCCTGGTGCTGCCGCTGACGGCAAACACTGCAAGATATATTAAGTAGATCCAGCCTATATTTAAAACAGCCATGGACAGGGGAATGGTCAGCAGATTGCCAGTCACATATTCAAATAGAATATAAGATGCGCAGGGAATCAAAAGCATAATGACAGTGGTTATAAACATCCCTGCGATTTTACACCACTTTTGTAGTCGTTCTCTTATCACTTAAAACATCCTCTTTTTCCATTTTTAGATTAATTAAATGGTACCACAAAGAAGCTTTGACAGCAATATACAATTTATGACATTCGTTCTATATTGTACCGTCTATCCTTGCGGGAAGCACTTTTTAACGTAATTATAACAGACCATAATACAGATGGGGGAACTTTATTATAATTTTAATAAATGATACATGTCATCGAGAGTACTTTCTCTTTCCTTCAGATCAGGCCACGCATGAATACCATCGTCGTTTTTTCTTGGAATTATATGAAAATGAAGATGAGGCACAGACTGCTCTGCATCCGTTCCGCTGGCATTTAACAAGTTCACTGCTGTATAGCTACAATGGTCAACATAGTGGTTTGAGATTCGTTTAACAGCGCTCATAACATGTCCAAGAGTTTCATCATCGCAGTCAAGAATATTAACTATATGGGTTTTCGGAATGACAATTGTATGTCCGTCGACTTCTTTTCCGATATCCAGAAACGCCAGCGTATGATCGTCCTCATATATTTTATAGCATGGCAGTTCCCCGTTAATTATTTGACAGAAAATACATCCTTTCATGATATTCCCCCAATTGTTTTTTATTACATGATTCTAACAAAAATGCTGCCAGTTATCAATTCATTTATTTTATAAATCATCCGGATAACAACAGTAAGAGCCAAACCCTTATTAATAAAGTGCTTAGCTCTCAGTTGTAAAGTGATTTTGTATTCTATAAATTTTTCGGCCCAAAGCCCATGGGCAGCAGTTCCTTTAAATAAAATATCTTATATTCTTCTCTTCCTGCCGCTAATATGATCTGAAATGTTTCCGGGTCGCAAAACTCCATCATTACCTGACGGCAGACTCCGCAAGGGGCTGTAAGCCCAGTAGGGATTCCCTCTTTTCCTCCAACAATACAGATTGCCTTAAATTCCTTTTCCCCTTGGCTGACCGCCTTAAAAAATGCCGTGCGTTCCGCGCAGTTGCTTGGAGTATAGGCTGCATTTTCGATGTTGCAGCCCTGATACAAAGTGCCGTCAGCTGATAAAAGCGCCG is a genomic window of Lacrimispora sphenoides containing:
- a CDS encoding LTA synthase family protein, whose translation is MFITTVIMLLIPCASYILFEYVTGNLLTIPLSMAVLNIGWIYLIYLAVFAVSGSTRIGIPLTTVFLYIVSVAEYLVTGFRGRPIMIWDVLALRTAMSVAGNYEFVFTKEMYLACLGVQVICLFALLFPIRVKGRNKRLVFAGGGTGVVLSFILWFYSCLIPYKGLEINMWEVNETYQEYGYVLSTAVSFNYAVKKKPKGYSFAKVKQIYDTVKADNQVLLASAGDVDVESEDKITPVNIICIMNESFSDLKVGGNFKTNQEYFPFLNSLKENTVKGSLTVPVFGSLTSNSEFEFLTGDSISQLPANSIAYQFNVKPNTYSLVSTLKSQGYDTVAMHPYPKENWNRQECYRNLGFDEFLDIEDYEGSELLRNYISDHADYEKLIERVESKENPEEKLFLFNVTMQNHGGYDTLFDDFDQDVWLTGSLKGKYPKADQYLSLMKRSDEALEYLISYFEQSSEPTMIVLFGDHQPSVEDEFFDDISGTPSSLVKNEDRMMWYQTPFLIWTNYETQAEEKGEMGAIYLSSEVLKRAGVTMTPYQQFLLKMEETFPVVHPIGCLDQEGNYYSWEALNNPENPYSELIKNYEYLVYNHIFDGKKLKEMFSLETDN
- a CDS encoding cytidine deaminase, producing MKEETMKGVCQGEALAGTELPVKEMIDQAFEAMGKAYTPYSGFKVGAALLSADGTLYQGCNIENAAYTPSNCAERTAFFKAVSQGEKEFKAICIVGGKEGIPTGLTAPCGVCRQVMMEFCDPETFQIILAAGREEYKIFYLKELLPMGFGPKNL
- a CDS encoding DUF5722 domain-containing protein; translated protein: MKEINIGRVMTGFFTAAFLCCASAFVALADVGAAGVQATIQSCLVNSDKNSVTVQAESNANMGGTDGVLYLVELQPYQKNLDGRTDYAASAAPGNKVTFTFPLNRNTVQDRLYSKFVIAVWDGTKYIEISKPHYITNPEMVAANTQPFNDPLTKKGLNIQLNMLGDAFELGVKHVATNISFHQILGQGIDYQYDGKTYHFDKNAITSYDETISALSGKGMTVTAIILNGWNDAEPNLIYPGTKKNANAFYYMFNPATQEGLDQTRAIAAFLAERYSGSNPNYGKISNWIIGNEINNQQWNHLGERDINSYVQAYQDAFRIFYTAIKSTSANDRVYYSLDYNWNNEIDNKLKYGGRAIVDTFNAIANEQGQMDWGLSYHPYPCPMTEPEFWDDEQTGLITNDFNSPVINFKNLTTLTDYMAQDSLKSPTGQVRHIILTEQGFTATSQTRGNVAQIQAAAYAYSYYMVDSNPHIDAYILSRQVDAPLEVRSGLSFGLWECSMDRGDDIVATRRRKIWQVFRDIDKKKYTLESTEFAKSIIGIEKWSDVVPNFRWRSLEK
- a CDS encoding HIT family protein translates to MKGCIFCQIINGELPCYKIYEDDHTLAFLDIGKEVDGHTIVIPKTHIVNILDCDDETLGHVMSAVKRISNHYVDHCSYTAVNLLNASGTDAEQSVPHLHFHIIPRKNDDGIHAWPDLKERESTLDDMYHLLKL